GGAAAAACCTGTGTTGATTTTCAAACATAGTACCAGATGCTCCATCAGCAGTATGTCACTGGATCGCCTGCTTCGCAAGTGGAAAGATCAGGATCTGGAGAAAGTCACTCCTTATTTTTTAGATCTGATTGCCTATAGGCAGTTATCTGACCAGGTAGCTACGGAATTTAAAATCCCGCATGAATCTCCACAGGTAATCTTGATTCAGAACGCTGAAGCCATCTATTCCAATAGCCATTTCGGCATATCTTATGGCGAATTGATGGAGAAAGTTTAGCTAGCTGATTTTCAAACTAAATTTTCGCCATTTATCCTGTCTCACATCCATTCTTGTTTTTGTGCAGATGCGAAATAAACCATTGCCCTTTAACTAGGTCAAAGAAGTAGAAATTCGCATCTATATGAAAAACAATTACACTTTTATCTTACTGATTTTTAGTCTGTTAATCGGAACATCAGTATTCGCTCAGCGTCCTACTAGCCAGGAACGACCTACGCGGAAATTTACCGGCACCGTCATAGACGGAAGCACCCAGACTCCAATGGCTGGAGCAAACGTACTAGTGAAAACTGTAACTGACTCCCTTTTGGTGGGGGCAGTGACCGACGGCCAAGGTAAATTTGAAATCGCCAG
This genomic window from Algoriphagus sp. TR-M9 contains:
- the ytxJ gene encoding bacillithiol system redox-active protein YtxJ, whose protein sequence is MNWNKLTEAAQIDEIKALSKEKPVLIFKHSTRCSISSMSLDRLLRKWKDQDLEKVTPYFLDLIAYRQLSDQVATEFKIPHESPQVILIQNAEAIYSNSHFGISYGELMEKV